The Aedes aegypti strain LVP_AGWG chromosome 3, AaegL5.0 Primary Assembly, whole genome shotgun sequence genome contains a region encoding:
- the LOC5573970 gene encoding protein arginine N-methyltransferase 1, whose amino-acid sequence MSDDECPPLCEMETGDSNGEEEEADEWEVAEEQNDPVRCLFCEQISPTMTTAIRHAKERHDFDLGEVRRRFHLDEYGYIKMINYIRLEKPDPSVFKTGTSVFWSDDKYLKPVQNETWLMFDLDELDEILLNGNGTGGGARENGNNIGDTITLTTDQYRKLQGIINELTAQLREKENLLQHASGDIEKMRESFRNLLEQQSEQKTAGGGSKKAAPEEKIAQIREELRHCVSTVAVEDDQGYFNTYSHFGIHHDMLSDYVRTASYRDAILDNGEIFKDKVVLDLGCGTAILSMFAAKAGAKEVISVDQSDIIYQAMDIVRRNNIENIKFVKGRLEDCELPVEKVDIIVSEWMGYFLLFEGMMDSVIYARKRYLKEGGFILPNRCNISLAGYGDIERHDEFIGFWKNVYGFDMSCMKKEVLREATVEVCKPEHVITNANIIANFDLMEVDVDCPNFSYSFELTVKKTCKLTALVGYFDTFFELPQHVEFSTSPYTRPTHWKQTIFYVEEPIPVQEGQVIEGKFVCRRDPKDARSLFITIEYLGQVLKYTLN is encoded by the exons ATGTCCGATGATG AATGTCCTCCGCTGTGCGAGATGGAAACAGGCGATTCCAACGGGGAAGAGGAGGAAGCTGACGAGTGGGAGGTAGCCGAGGAGCAGAACGACCCGGTGCGGTGTCTGTTCTGTGAGCAAATCTCCCCAACTATGACAACGGCCATCCGGCATGCCAAGGAACGGCACGATTTCGACCTGGGCGAAGTGCGGCGTAGATTCCATCTGGATGAGTATGGGTACATCAAAATGATCAACTACATCCGGCTGGAGAAGCCGGATCCGTCGGTGTTCAAGACGGGAACGAGCGTGTTCTGGTCCGACGACAAGTATCTGAAACCGGTCCAGAACGAAACCTGGCTGATGTTCGATCTGGACGAGCTGGACGAGATTCTGCTGAATGGGAATGGGACCGGTGGAGGAGCGCGGGAAAATGGCAATAACATCGGGGATACGATTACGCTCACCACGGATCAGTACCGCAAGTTACAGGGCATCATCAATGAGCTGACCGCTCAGCTGAGAGAAAAGGAGAACCTGCTGCAGCACGCTTCCGGCGATATCGAAAAGATGAGGGAAAGCTTCCGGAATCTGCTGGAGCAGCAGAGTGAACAGAAAACGGCGGGCGGTGGAAGCAAGAAAGCGGCACCCGAGGAGAAGATAGCACAGATTCGGGAGGAGTTGAGGCACTGCGTAAGCACGGTGGCCGTGGAGGACGACCAGGGGTACTTCAATACGTACTCGCACTTTGGGATCCATCACGATATGTTGAGC GATTACGTGCGGACGGCGAGCTATCGTGATGCTATCCTCGATAACGGGGAGATTTTCAAGGACAAGGTTGTCCTGGACTTGGGTTGTGGAACGGCAATTTTGTCCATGTTTGCAGCGAAAGCCGGAGCGAAGGAGGTGATTTCGGTTGACCAGTCGGATATCATCTACCAGGCGATGGATATCGTTAGGAGGAACAACATCGAGAACATTAAGTTTGTTAAGGGACGCCtggaggattgtgagctgccGGTGGAGAAGGTGGATATTATCGTGTCCGAATGGATGGGTTACTTCCTGCTGTTCGAGGGGATGATGGATAGTGTGATTTACGCTAGGAAGCGGTATCTAAAGGAGGGTGGCTTTATTCTGCCCAATAGGTGTAATATAAGCTTAGCGGGGTATGGAGATATTGAACGACACGATGAGTTTATCGGGTTCTGGAAGAATGTGTATGGGTTCGACATGTCCTGTATGAAGAAGGAAGTATTGAGGGAAGCCACGGTTGAAGTTTGCAAACCCGAGCACGTTATTACCAATGCTAACATCATAGCAAATTTCGATCTGATGGAAGTAGACGTAGACTGTCCCAATTTCAGTTATAGTTTCGAGCTTACGGTTAAAAAGACCTGTAAGCTGACGGCCTTGGTTGGCTATTTCGATACGTTTTTTGAACTACCGCAACACGTGGAGTTTTCAACTTCGCCCTACACGAGACCTACGCACTGGAAGCAAACCATCTTCTACGTCGAGGAACCGATTCCGGTGCAGGAAGGTCAAGTGATTGAAGGTAAGTTTGTTTGCAGACGCGACCCGAAGGATGCACGATCCCTGTTCATAACGATCGAGTACCTTGGACAGGTCCTCAAGTACACCCTCAACTAG